Genomic DNA from Aegilops tauschii subsp. strangulata cultivar AL8/78 unplaced genomic scaffold, Aet v6.0 ptg000227l_obj, whole genome shotgun sequence:
CGGGTAAAATTTACATGCACGGGAGGCTTTTGAAATGGGAATCCGGTGTCTAGGGGCCAGCTCGGTCGTAGGATACttttttactccctccgttttcaaatataagacgttttagagatttcaataaagACTACATACGGGCGTATATATACATATTTTATAGCATAgattcacaaaaaaaaattagaaaCAAATTATCATCCTAGCAAAAAGCAGTAGATTCGCAAAAAAAAAGCAGTAAGTATCAATGCAATAATCTTATTTCCATTGATGTAAATATAAATAGTCCACGCGAGTAATGATATACATTATTAGAAGCATAGTAAAATTTTAAATGGAGTAGCCTCCAGTACAATACATTATAAAGGAAGCATAATAGTGATATACATTATTACAAGTAGTACGATACAAGAGCGCTAGAAACTGGAGTAGAGAGCAACTGTGATTTGCAATGAAAACAGACTATTCCAAGCTAGCAGTCGAGCTAGCTAGCCTCCCTTGTTCTTCACCTGCATTGGCAAGCCGCCTCTCATCCGCAGCGTCATTGACATTACGAGCTTCGGATGCCCCTTGCCGGCGACGTACCGGAGGCTGAACCTCTCCAACACGCACGCCACGATGTACTTCATCTGTATGTAGGCCATCTCTTTTCCGAGGCACATCCTCGGCCCCGCGTGGAAGACTGGGTACTTGAACGGGCTCGCCGGCCGGAACACGCCCTCCCCGTCAAGCCACCTCTCCGGCCGGAACTCCTCGCAGTCCTCGCCCCAGATGCTCTCCAGCCGAGCCATCGCGAAGGCGCAGTATGTCATCAGCCACCCTTTAGCGATGAACGTGCCGTCCGGAAGGACATCGTCCTCCTTGCAGCTGTGCACGTCGGCAGCCACCGGCGGGTACAGCCGCATCGACTCGGTGATGGCCGCGTGGAGGTAGTGCATTTGGCGCAGCTCGTCCAAGCTGAAATTCGCCGTGCCCTGGCCTGAAGCGCGGATCTCGCGCATGATCTTGGCTTCCACGTCGGGCCGCGTGGACAGTAACCAGAAGAACCAGGTCAGCGCCGACGAGGTAGTGTCGCGGCCGGCGAGGATGAAGTTGGTGACCACGTCGCGGAGGCTCTCATCGCTGTGCTCGCCAGCTGCGGCGAAGCGGGACAGCAAGTCGTCTCTGCGCGCCCGCCCAGCCTCCCTGCGGTCACGGACGATCTGCTCGGAGTAGCGGTGGATGTTGGCGAGCGCGGAGCGCATCCGTCTCTCCGGCTCCATGTCGAGCAGCCTCTTGACCCGCCACATCCACTTGGTAGGGGACAAGACCCGGGCGACGATGGTGTCCTGCGCGACGGTGAACGCGGCCATGAACTCCGCCGCGCTCTGGTGCGCGGCCATGCCCTCCtcggcgacggcgaggcaggCTGGGTCCTGGCCGAAGGCCACGCGGCAGATGTTGTCGAACGCAAAGCGCTCCAACACGTCCTGCAGGTCGAGGGTCTGCGCGTCGCGCGCCGCGCGCTCCAGCAGCGGCACCAGCCGGTCAACAACCTCGAAACGGACGACATCGACGACGAAGTTCCTAAGGGAGCGCTTGTTGAACTCGTAGCTAGCGGCCTTGCGCTGCCACAGCCACTGCTCCCCATCGGAGTTGAAGATGCCGTGGCCAAGAAAGTCCTCGAACATGGACACCGTAAGCTCGCCCTTGGGGTAATTCCCAAAGTTAGCCCTGAGTATGTGCTCCACGTTTGCCGGGTCGGCCGTGATGGCTTCGCCGGCGAGACCCGACACCTTGAACACCAGGGTATGGGTAGGGCTGCTCTGCATCA
This window encodes:
- the LOC109784261 gene encoding cytochrome P450 CYP94D108-like; amino-acid sequence: MHHSIAHQRTRQEQLLTMELSSTSSLPLLLLLLPLLVVPLLYLYLRRQEPMKQPCAHGLKVYPILGTLPHLLKNQDRFLEWYTGVMQSSPTHTLVFKVSGLAGEAITADPANVEHILRANFGNYPKGELTVSMFEDFLGHGIFNSDGEQWLWQRKAASYEFNKRSLRNFVVDVVRFEVVDRLVPLLERAARDAQTLDLQDVLERFAFDNICRVAFGQDPACLAVAEEGMAAHQSAAEFMAAFTVAQDTIVARVLSPTKWMWRVKRLLDMEPERRMRSALANIHRYSEQIVRDRREAGRARRDDLLSRFAAAGEHSDESLRDVVTNFILAGRDTTSSALTWFFWLLSTRPDVEAKIMREIRASGQGTANFSLDELRQMHYLHAAITESMRLYPPVAADVHSCKEDDVLPDGTFIAKGWLMTYCAFAMARLESIWGEDCEEFRPERWLDGEGVFRPASPFKYPVFHAGPRMCLGKEMAYIQMKYIVACVLERFSLRYVAGKGHPKLVMSMTLRMRGGLPMQVKNKGG